A single region of the Bacteroides luhongzhouii genome encodes:
- a CDS encoding LptF/LptG family permease — protein MKSNRFIKRLDWYIIKKFLGTYVFAIALIISIAVVFDFNEKMDKLMEHEAPWDKIIFEYYMNFIPYFSNLFSPLFVFIAVIFFTSKLAENSEIIAMFSTGMSFKRMMRPYMISAAIIALTTFTLSSYVIPKGSVTRLNFEDRYIKPKKQNSVSNVQLEVDSGVIAYIDNYNNAMKTGNRFSLDKFVDKKMVSHLTARRITYDTTTVHKWTIHDYMIRELDGLKEKITKGDRIDSIINMEPSDFLIMKNQQEMLTSPQLSDYIAKQKRRGFANIKEFEIEYHKRIAMSFASFILTIIGVSLSSRKTKGGMGLHLGIGLGLSFSYILFQTITSTFAVNGNVPPAIAVWIPNILYAGIAFFLYQKAPK, from the coding sequence ATGAAAAGCAATCGATTTATAAAACGGCTGGACTGGTATATCATCAAGAAGTTCTTGGGGACATACGTATTTGCTATTGCATTGATCATTTCTATTGCAGTGGTATTCGACTTCAACGAAAAGATGGATAAATTGATGGAGCATGAAGCTCCCTGGGATAAGATCATCTTTGAATACTACATGAACTTTATCCCCTATTTCTCCAATCTGTTCAGTCCGCTGTTCGTATTCATTGCTGTTATTTTCTTTACCTCCAAGCTGGCAGAGAACTCTGAAATCATCGCTATGTTCTCCACCGGTATGAGCTTTAAGAGGATGATGCGTCCTTATATGATTTCGGCCGCTATCATTGCACTGACCACCTTCACGCTAAGTTCGTACGTGATTCCTAAAGGAAGCGTGACGCGTCTGAACTTTGAAGACCGGTATATCAAACCCAAGAAACAAAACTCGGTAAGCAATGTACAGCTAGAGGTAGATAGCGGGGTTATTGCCTATATCGACAACTATAACAACGCCATGAAAACCGGTAACCGTTTTTCATTGGATAAATTCGTCGACAAGAAGATGGTTTCGCATCTGACCGCACGGCGCATCACTTACGATACCACCACCGTTCATAAATGGACGATTCACGATTATATGATACGCGAGCTGGACGGTTTGAAAGAGAAAATCACCAAGGGTGACCGGATCGACTCTATCATCAACATGGAGCCTTCTGACTTTCTTATCATGAAAAATCAGCAGGAAATGTTGACCAGTCCCCAGTTGAGTGACTATATCGCGAAACAGAAGCGAAGAGGATTTGCCAATATCAAGGAGTTTGAGATTGAATATCACAAACGAATTGCCATGTCGTTCGCCTCTTTCATCCTTACCATTATCGGTGTATCGCTTTCATCCCGGAAAACAAAAGGCGGTATGGGGCTCCATCTGGGTATCGGACTAGGGTTAAGTTTCTCTTATATCCTGTTCCAGACGATTACTTCCACCTTTGCCGTGAACGGCAATGTGCCTCCTGCCATTGCTGTCTGGATTCCTAATATCCTGTATGCGGGCATCGCGTTCTTCTTGTACCAGAAGGCACCTAAATAA
- a CDS encoding VapE domain-containing protein produces the protein MAKRELAKTSSAAKAAGKVQAVKEWLDMNYEIKINIFDHSKSYIESKEREYTTSITENDIYMHMIDDGLACSKSLLKAILTSPNQMTAYNPVTEYFDGLQNKWNGVSQIDLYCSFLRAHDFKDKDDTEFYQNRMKYLIKKWLVAVVAQVYGKRQNDVAIGFVNAQGGIGKTTLIEFLVPRCLEEYYVVSDKDERIFRMTECFVSRFIINFDEFVGITKSTENSFKNNMSRLMVDIKLPGESFTTKMQRIASCAFTSNKTQEMGGFLFNSDSGLLRRIAAIEIDEIGDYREAVDVDQLWAEAMTLYNGTFDYTFNRKDYDDFQEYNAKYVIESTAYKLVKEWYRKPEEDEESLFRMPMDIVRELKAARKITSSMTRIDDITIGQALRQLGYERIGKKLPGMGTRYGYKVVQLY, from the coding sequence ATGGCTAAGAGAGAATTGGCAAAAACTTCTTCGGCTGCCAAAGCTGCTGGAAAAGTACAAGCGGTAAAGGAGTGGTTGGATATGAACTATGAAATTAAGATTAATATATTCGACCACTCAAAATCGTATATTGAGAGTAAGGAACGTGAATACACTACATCAATCACAGAAAATGATATCTATATGCATATGATTGATGATGGTTTGGCCTGTAGCAAGTCGTTATTAAAGGCTATATTGACTTCTCCTAATCAGATGACAGCATATAATCCGGTTACAGAGTATTTTGATGGTTTACAAAACAAATGGAACGGTGTCAGCCAAATAGATTTGTATTGCAGCTTTCTCCGGGCACACGACTTTAAAGATAAAGATGATACGGAATTTTATCAAAACCGGATGAAATACCTAATAAAAAAGTGGTTGGTAGCTGTAGTTGCACAAGTATATGGTAAGAGGCAGAATGATGTAGCAATTGGATTTGTTAATGCTCAAGGCGGAATAGGCAAGACGACACTGATTGAATTTTTGGTACCACGATGTTTGGAAGAGTATTACGTTGTTTCGGATAAAGACGAACGTATATTCAGAATGACAGAGTGTTTTGTTTCCCGCTTTATTATCAACTTTGATGAGTTTGTTGGAATAACAAAGTCAACAGAGAACAGTTTTAAAAATAATATGAGCCGGCTCATGGTGGATATCAAGTTGCCAGGAGAAAGTTTCACCACAAAGATGCAACGTATTGCTTCCTGTGCTTTCACAAGTAATAAGACACAGGAGATGGGAGGGTTTCTGTTTAATTCAGATTCCGGTCTTCTCCGTAGAATAGCCGCTATTGAGATTGACGAGATCGGGGATTACAGAGAAGCCGTGGACGTGGATCAGCTTTGGGCGGAAGCTATGACCTTGTATAATGGAACTTTTGATTATACCTTTAATCGAAAAGATTATGATGATTTCCAAGAATATAACGCAAAGTATGTGATTGAATCCACCGCATATAAATTGGTGAAGGAATGGTACCGGAAGCCGGAAGAAGATGAAGAGTCTTTGTTCCGCATGCCGATGGACATCGTTCGGGAACTGAAAGCTGCACGAAAGATAACTAGCTCAATGACCCGCATTGACGATATTACTATCGGGCAGGCATTGCGCCAGTTAGGCTATGAACGTATAGGTAAGAAATTGCCGGGAATGGGTACACGTTATGGATATAAGGTAGTACAACTCTATTAA
- a CDS encoding tRNA1(Val) (adenine(37)-N6)-methyltransferase, with amino-acid sequence MSNPYFQFKQFTVWHDQCAMKVGTDGVLLGAWASVEGARRILDIGTGTGLVALMLAQRSLPDAKIVALEIDEAAAGQARENVVRSPWRERVEVVQADFKKYRSSDKFDVIVSNPPYFVDSLECPDRQRATARHNDSLTYGDLLEGVSELLADDGLFTVVIPSDVADRVKEIAFAKKLYAVRQLHVITKPGGVSKRTLITFSFSVQECVVEELLTELARHQYSEEYIALTREYYLNM; translated from the coding sequence ATGTCGAATCCTTATTTTCAATTTAAGCAATTTACAGTGTGGCACGATCAATGTGCTATGAAAGTCGGTACGGATGGGGTGCTTTTGGGAGCTTGGGCTTCAGTTGAGGGTGCGCGCCGGATATTGGATATTGGTACGGGGACGGGGTTGGTGGCTTTAATGTTGGCTCAACGCAGTTTGCCGGACGCAAAGATTGTGGCATTGGAGATAGACGAGGCGGCTGCCGGACAGGCCAGGGAAAATGTGGTTCGTTCTCCTTGGCGGGAGCGGGTAGAGGTGGTGCAGGCTGACTTTAAGAAATACCGGTCTTCGGATAAATTTGACGTGATTGTTTCAAATCCTCCTTATTTTGTCGATTCTCTGGAGTGTCCGGATCGGCAGAGGGCTACGGCCCGTCACAATGATTCATTGACTTATGGCGATTTGTTGGAAGGAGTTAGTGAGTTGTTAGCGGACGACGGACTTTTTACGGTGGTCATTCCGTCAGATGTGGCCGATCGGGTAAAGGAGATTGCGTTTGCGAAGAAGTTGTATGCGGTTCGTCAACTTCATGTGATTACTAAACCCGGCGGTGTCTCAAAACGTACGCTGATTACCTTTTCTTTTTCCGTTCAGGAGTGTGTGGTAGAAGAATTGTTGACGGAATTGGCACGTCATCAGTATAGCGAGGAATATATAGCGTTGACGCGGGAGTATTATTTGAATATGTGA
- a CDS encoding response regulator transcription factor, producing MKQFTNIEFYNTPEGDVMLKEEGKAARLFEETDNEIVAWLLTIIRDRYPDAHAALMELYSKSSRNKSFYEYKVAHRFVRCNFGEYDQNKYDIDYLGRLQFEEVKCPLRGECIFEGVICKPKLSTKLSEREMEVFRLIVDHLTAEDIASELSISILTVNRHRENIKAKIGARNVGEMISYWHANNLQ from the coding sequence ATGAAACAATTTACTAATATTGAATTTTATAACACTCCCGAGGGGGATGTTATGTTGAAAGAGGAAGGGAAAGCCGCCCGTCTTTTTGAGGAAACTGATAATGAAATAGTGGCTTGGCTACTTACAATTATTCGCGATAGATATCCTGATGCTCATGCGGCCTTAATGGAGTTATATTCAAAAAGCAGTAGAAACAAATCATTTTATGAATATAAGGTAGCACATCGGTTTGTTCGTTGTAATTTCGGAGAATACGATCAAAATAAATATGATATTGATTATTTAGGTAGACTTCAATTCGAAGAGGTGAAATGTCCGTTAAGAGGGGAATGTATTTTTGAGGGAGTTATTTGTAAACCTAAGCTCTCTACTAAATTATCCGAAAGAGAGATGGAAGTTTTTCGATTAATAGTTGACCATCTGACAGCAGAAGATATAGCTTCTGAACTATCTATTTCTATTCTGACTGTTAATCGGCATCGTGAAAATATTAAAGCTAAAATCGGAGCCAGGAACGTGGGAGAGATGATCTCCTACTGGCATGCTAACAACTTACAATAA
- the tgt gene encoding tRNA guanosine(34) transglycosylase Tgt, which translates to MTFELQYTDTKSNARAGLITTDHGQIQTPIFMPVGTLGTVKGVHLTELKEDIQAQIILGNTYHLYLRPGLDVIEKAGGLHRFNGFDRPMLTDSGGFQVFSLAGIRKLREEGAEFRSHIDGSKHVFTPEKVMDIERTIGADIMMAFDECPPGDSNYEYAKKSLGLTHRWLDRCIQRFNETEPKYGYNQALFPIVQGCVYPDLRKQSAEFIASKGADGNAIGGLAVGEPVDKMYEMIEIVNEILPKDKPRYLMGVGTPVNILEGIERGVDMFDCVMPTRNGRNGMLFTKDGIINMRNKKWETDFSPIEADGASSVDTLYSKAYLRHLFHAQELLAMQIASIHNLAFYLWLAGEARKHIIAGDFSTWKPMMVKRVSTRL; encoded by the coding sequence ATGACATTTGAGTTACAATATACAGATACTAAAAGTAATGCCCGTGCAGGTCTGATTACCACAGACCACGGGCAGATACAAACACCAATTTTTATGCCGGTGGGCACACTGGGCACGGTTAAGGGAGTACATCTGACCGAATTGAAAGAGGATATTCAGGCACAGATTATTCTGGGCAATACCTATCACCTCTATTTGCGTCCGGGGCTGGACGTAATCGAGAAAGCAGGCGGACTGCACCGTTTTAATGGTTTCGACCGCCCGATGCTGACTGACAGCGGTGGTTTCCAAGTATTCTCTTTAGCCGGAATCAGAAAACTGCGTGAAGAAGGAGCCGAATTTCGTTCGCATATCGACGGAAGCAAGCACGTCTTCACTCCGGAAAAGGTGATGGACATAGAACGCACCATCGGCGCGGACATTATGATGGCTTTTGACGAATGTCCTCCCGGTGACTCGAATTATGAGTATGCCAAAAAGTCATTAGGTTTGACACACAGATGGCTCGACCGTTGTATACAACGTTTTAACGAGACGGAACCTAAATATGGTTACAACCAGGCTCTCTTCCCTATCGTGCAAGGTTGTGTCTATCCCGACCTGCGCAAGCAATCAGCAGAGTTTATCGCGTCCAAAGGCGCCGACGGAAACGCTATTGGCGGTTTGGCAGTAGGCGAACCGGTAGACAAGATGTATGAAATGATCGAGATTGTCAATGAAATACTTCCCAAAGACAAACCCCGCTACCTGATGGGCGTCGGAACTCCTGTCAATATTCTTGAAGGAATAGAGCGTGGCGTGGATATGTTCGACTGCGTTATGCCTACACGAAACGGACGAAATGGCATGTTGTTCACCAAGGATGGCATTATCAATATGCGAAACAAGAAATGGGAAACCGACTTCTCTCCCATCGAAGCCGACGGTGCTTCAAGCGTAGATACGTTGTACAGCAAGGCTTATTTGCGCCATCTTTTCCATGCGCAAGAGCTACTGGCCATGCAAATTGCCTCGATACACAACCTGGCATTCTATCTGTGGCTGGCAGGAGAAGCAAGAAAGCATATTATCGCCGGAGATTTCTCGACCTGGAAACCGATGATGGTCAAAAGAGTATCAACTAGATTATAA
- a CDS encoding thioredoxin family protein: protein MKHVKWIFVVLLICSLTAFVEKDKPTGGLSEGDVAPDFKIESTSNEQPAFKLRNLKGKYVLLSFWASYDAQSRMQNVSLSNALRSSHNVEMVSVSFDEYQSIFKETVRKDQIVTPTCFVETEGEDSGLFKKYRLNRGFTNYLLDGNGVIIAKNISAADLSAYVKEIG from the coding sequence ATGAAGCATGTAAAATGGATTTTTGTTGTATTACTGATTTGTTCCTTGACCGCTTTCGTAGAGAAAGACAAACCTACCGGAGGTTTGAGTGAGGGCGACGTAGCCCCTGATTTTAAAATCGAATCTACGTCAAATGAGCAACCCGCCTTTAAATTGAGAAATTTGAAAGGTAAATATGTGTTGCTAAGTTTTTGGGCAAGTTATGACGCGCAGTCCCGGATGCAAAACGTAAGTTTAAGCAATGCGCTTCGTTCTTCTCATAATGTGGAAATGGTTTCTGTTTCATTTGACGAATATCAGTCAATATTTAAGGAAACCGTTCGTAAGGATCAAATAGTTACGCCCACTTGTTTCGTGGAAACAGAAGGCGAGGATTCCGGATTATTTAAGAAGTACCGTTTAAATCGGGGATTCACTAACTATTTATTAGATGGAAATGGTGTAATTATAGCCAAAAACATCTCTGCTGCAGATCTTTCTGCTTATGTAAAAGAAATCGGTTAA
- the lon gene encoding endopeptidase La — MKERYLLEDGSENGFSLITDYDGNDEQAFDVNVKSGEILPVLPLRNMVLFPGVFLPITVGRKSSLKLIRDADKKHKDIAVVCQRSAHTEDPKLDDLHNIGTVGRIVRILEMPDQTTTVILQGMKRLNLISIIETHPYLKGEIELLEEDIPSKDDKEFQALVETCKDLTMRYIKSSDVMHQDSSFAIKNINSPTFLINFICSNLPFKKDEKMDLLSIHSLRERTYHLLEILNREVQLAEIKASIQMRAREDIDQQQREYFLQQQIKTIQDELGGGGQEQEMEEMRQKAEKMRWNAEVRETFMKELAKLERTHPQSPDYSVQLNYLQTMLNLPWGTYTTDNLNLKNAEKTLNKDHYGLEKVKERILEHLAVLKLKGDMKSPIICLYGPPGVGKTSLGKSIASALKRKYVRMSLGGVHDEAEIRGHRKTYIGAMPGRIIKSLIKAGASNPVFILDEIDKVSADRQGDPSSALLEVLDPEQNTSFHDNFLDVDYDLSKVLFIATANNLNTIPGPLLDRMELIEVSGYITEEKVEIARKHLVPKELEANGLKKTDIKLPKDTLEAIIESYTRESGVRELEKKIGKILRKSARQYATDGHFTKTEIKPSDLYDFLGAPEYTRDKYQGNDYAGVVTGLAWTAVGGEILFVETSLSRGKGGRLTLTGNLGDVMKESAMLALEYIKAHASILNLDEDIFDNWNIHIHVPEGAIPKDGPSAGITMATSLASALTQRKVKANIAMTGEITLRGKVLPVGGIKEKILAAKRAGIKEIIMSAENKKNIDEIQEIYLKGLTFHYVNDIKEVFAIALTNEKVADAIDLSVKKPSQE; from the coding sequence ATGAAAGAAAGATATTTATTGGAAGATGGAAGCGAAAACGGCTTCTCGCTAATCACTGACTATGATGGGAACGATGAACAGGCATTTGATGTAAATGTGAAATCTGGTGAAATTCTTCCGGTACTCCCCCTACGCAACATGGTATTGTTTCCTGGAGTATTCCTACCAATCACAGTGGGCCGTAAGTCTTCTCTGAAACTCATACGCGACGCTGACAAGAAACATAAAGATATTGCCGTAGTATGCCAGAGATCGGCACATACAGAAGATCCGAAACTGGACGATTTACACAATATCGGTACCGTAGGACGAATTGTGAGGATATTGGAAATGCCCGATCAGACAACAACTGTCATCCTTCAGGGAATGAAACGTCTGAACCTGATAAGCATTATCGAAACCCATCCGTACCTGAAAGGTGAAATAGAGCTTCTGGAAGAAGACATTCCAAGCAAAGACGATAAAGAGTTTCAAGCCTTGGTAGAAACCTGCAAGGACTTGACTATGAGATATATCAAATCGTCAGACGTGATGCATCAGGATTCGTCATTTGCTATTAAGAATATCAATAGTCCGACGTTCCTGATCAATTTCATCTGCTCGAACCTGCCGTTCAAGAAAGACGAGAAGATGGACTTGTTGAGCATCCACTCATTGCGTGAACGCACATACCATTTACTGGAAATCCTGAACCGCGAAGTGCAGTTGGCAGAAATCAAGGCATCCATCCAAATGCGTGCCCGCGAAGATATCGACCAGCAGCAACGCGAATATTTCCTGCAACAGCAAATCAAGACTATCCAGGATGAACTGGGTGGCGGCGGCCAGGAGCAGGAAATGGAAGAAATGCGCCAAAAGGCAGAAAAAATGCGTTGGAACGCAGAAGTCAGGGAAACATTCATGAAAGAACTGGCTAAACTGGAACGCACCCATCCGCAATCTCCAGATTACAGCGTACAGCTTAATTATCTGCAAACCATGCTCAATCTTCCATGGGGTACGTATACAACTGATAATCTGAACCTTAAAAACGCAGAAAAGACGTTGAACAAAGACCATTACGGACTGGAGAAAGTGAAAGAACGCATTTTGGAACATTTGGCTGTATTAAAGCTGAAAGGTGATATGAAATCACCGATTATTTGCTTATATGGCCCTCCGGGAGTAGGTAAAACATCTCTCGGAAAATCCATTGCGTCTGCGCTCAAACGGAAATATGTACGTATGTCCTTGGGCGGCGTGCATGATGAAGCTGAAATCCGCGGCCATCGGAAAACTTATATCGGTGCCATGCCCGGACGAATCATCAAAAGCTTGATTAAAGCCGGTGCATCCAACCCTGTCTTCATCTTGGATGAAATAGACAAGGTCAGTGCCGACCGTCAGGGAGATCCCTCTTCCGCATTGCTGGAAGTGCTTGACCCGGAACAGAATACTTCTTTCCACGATAACTTTCTGGATGTAGATTACGACCTCTCAAAGGTATTGTTTATCGCAACAGCCAACAACCTGAATACAATCCCCGGCCCATTGCTCGACCGTATGGAATTAATTGAGGTTAGCGGATATATCACGGAAGAGAAAGTAGAGATAGCCCGCAAGCATCTGGTTCCCAAAGAGCTGGAAGCCAACGGACTTAAAAAGACAGATATCAAGCTTCCCAAAGATACGCTGGAAGCTATCATCGAGTCATATACCCGTGAGAGCGGCGTTCGTGAACTGGAAAAGAAAATTGGTAAAATCCTTCGTAAATCAGCCCGTCAATATGCCACGGACGGTCATTTCACCAAAACAGAAATCAAACCGTCGGATTTGTATGACTTCCTGGGAGCACCGGAATATACACGTGACAAGTATCAGGGAAATGATTACGCAGGCGTAGTCACCGGATTGGCATGGACAGCCGTCGGAGGCGAAATCTTATTTGTAGAAACGAGCTTGAGCCGTGGCAAGGGCGGACGTCTCACACTGACCGGTAACCTGGGAGATGTGATGAAAGAGTCTGCCATGCTGGCACTTGAATATATCAAGGCACACGCTTCTATCCTGAATCTGGACGAGGATATCTTCGACAACTGGAATATCCATATCCACGTTCCGGAAGGCGCAATTCCGAAAGACGGCCCGTCGGCAGGTATCACGATGGCTACCTCCCTAGCTTCTGCCCTAACTCAAAGAAAAGTGAAAGCCAACATTGCCATGACAGGCGAAATTACCCTTCGTGGCAAAGTGCTTCCCGTGGGTGGCATCAAAGAGAAGATATTGGCAGCCAAGCGCGCCGGAATCAAGGAAATCATCATGAGTGCCGAGAACAAAAAAAACATAGATGAGATTCAGGAGATTTATCTGAAAGGACTGACTTTCCACTATGTGAACGATATAAAAGAAGTATTTGCCATCGCGCTGACCAATGAGAAAGTGGCGGATGCTATTGATTTATCTGTTAAGAAACCCAGCCAGGAATGA
- a CDS encoding membrane lipoprotein lipid attachment site-containing protein, producing MKNILFTLFAILILTSCSKDDDNWIELNENNIVGNWSTGIKGSHKFLNFGNDDKGSFGIYSNADPISFQTFKYKVEDSKIYIYDVFPKGKSPYYLDCKISNNKLKIENGEESGTYEKLEY from the coding sequence ATGAAAAACATTTTATTTACACTTTTTGCTATTCTGATCTTAACTAGCTGTAGCAAAGATGATGATAACTGGATCGAGCTTAACGAAAACAATATCGTGGGTAATTGGTCGACAGGCATTAAAGGCTCGCATAAGTTTTTAAATTTCGGAAACGATGACAAAGGCTCTTTTGGAATTTATAGCAATGCAGATCCCATTTCTTTCCAAACGTTCAAATACAAAGTCGAAGATAGTAAGATTTACATCTATGATGTATTCCCAAAAGGTAAGTCACCATATTATTTGGACTGTAAAATATCAAATAATAAACTCAAAATTGAAAATGGTGAGGAATCTGGTACTTACGAAAAATTAGAATACTAA
- a CDS encoding helix-turn-helix transcriptional regulator: MNMNVIENIKQLRAEKGIPQKNLADALNVDISVISNIENGKRELKVSELEIIANCLEVRVIDLFTYPQKYVISNKNCEEPIEAVLQIKLGKDKKDQVLRLVFGDNNLEILSK; this comes from the coding sequence ATGAATATGAATGTAATAGAGAATATTAAGCAATTAAGGGCCGAAAAGGGTATTCCGCAAAAGAATTTGGCGGATGCATTAAACGTTGACATTTCTGTCATTAGCAATATTGAAAATGGGAAACGTGAATTAAAGGTTAGTGAACTTGAGATTATCGCAAATTGCCTTGAAGTAAGAGTTATTGATTTATTCACATATCCACAAAAATATGTTATTAGTAACAAGAATTGCGAGGAGCCTATTGAAGCCGTATTGCAAATAAAATTGGGAAAAGATAAAAAAGATCAAGTACTACGTCTCGTTTTTGGAGATAATAATCTTGAGATATTAAGTAAATAA
- a CDS encoding sugar O-acetyltransferase, translated as MKSNDSTLSAWEKMQLDMIYDDFDEDLFKRRVEAKNIFKKFNQTTDEQPEERKQLLKELFGSIGENVYIEPNFICEFGKNIYIGDDVYINFGAVLLDCSRITIGNHVLIGPNVGMYSANHSLDPEERALGALIGGRITIGDKAWIAGNVKIMAGVTIGEGAVIGCGSIVTHDIPPRTLAAGNPCRIIKQITEADKVGFVK; from the coding sequence ATGAAATCTAATGACTCCACCCTCTCTGCATGGGAAAAGATGCAACTTGACATGATTTACGATGACTTCGATGAAGATTTGTTCAAACGCCGTGTAGAGGCAAAAAACATCTTCAAGAAGTTCAATCAAACAACCGATGAACAACCCGAAGAGCGTAAGCAACTGTTGAAAGAGCTATTTGGTAGCATTGGAGAAAATGTGTATATTGAGCCAAACTTTATTTGCGAGTTTGGTAAGAACATTTACATCGGCGATGACGTTTACATCAACTTCGGTGCTGTGTTACTTGATTGCTCACGTATCACCATCGGCAACCATGTTCTCATAGGTCCTAATGTAGGTATGTACAGTGCCAACCACAGCCTTGATCCCGAGGAGCGTGCTCTGGGAGCACTCATAGGCGGTCGCATCACCATTGGTGACAAGGCGTGGATAGCCGGCAATGTAAAAATCATGGCAGGTGTAACTATAGGCGAAGGAGCCGTCATCGGTTGTGGAAGCATCGTCACACATGATATTCCTCCCCGTACCCTTGCTGCAGGCAATCCCTGTCGTATCATCAAGCAAATAACCGAAGCGGACAAGGTTGGATTCGTGAAATAA
- a CDS encoding S49 family peptidase: MAFSSLYSAVLRGKWFISLRDVEANQILINLLLERGVESEDITKLSDKSPIVVCAMSETEMKSGHDFSDAPQDSVAVIGLQGSMLKYGSYCSYGTTEVAEMVNQAADSPKISGILLDIDSGGGSVDAIAPLIDAIQYAQKKKKCVVAYCDLCASAAYYVACYCDEIIASNTISSEFGSIGVMMSFPDYAKYYEKDGIKVHTIYSNLSSYKNAPFEAAKEGKYDAIKTEELDPLARGFQEAVKSRRGSKLNLETEGIIAGRMFYANDAKKNGLIDSVGTREFALRRVRELRRDAYVNEYINSKSA, from the coding sequence ATGGCATTTTCTTCTTTATATAGTGCTGTTTTGAGAGGTAAATGGTTTATCTCACTTCGGGATGTGGAAGCCAACCAAATCCTGATTAATCTTCTTTTAGAAAGAGGGGTTGAGAGTGAAGATATAACCAAACTATCAGATAAGTCTCCCATAGTTGTATGTGCGATGTCCGAAACAGAAATGAAATCCGGACACGATTTTTCAGATGCACCACAAGATAGTGTGGCAGTCATAGGGCTTCAAGGTTCTATGTTGAAATACGGTTCATACTGTAGTTATGGAACTACTGAAGTAGCAGAGATGGTAAATCAGGCTGCAGATTCCCCGAAAATTTCTGGTATTTTGCTTGACATAGATTCCGGTGGCGGTAGCGTTGATGCTATCGCCCCACTCATTGATGCAATCCAATATGCACAGAAGAAAAAGAAGTGTGTGGTTGCATATTGTGATTTGTGCGCATCTGCTGCCTACTATGTAGCTTGTTATTGCGATGAAATTATTGCTTCTAACACAATCTCTTCGGAATTTGGCTCTATTGGTGTAATGATGAGTTTTCCGGATTATGCCAAATATTATGAGAAAGATGGAATAAAGGTTCATACAATCTATAGTAATTTATCATCTTATAAAAATGCGCCGTTTGAAGCGGCGAAGGAGGGAAAATATGATGCAATCAAAACAGAAGAACTTGATCCGCTCGCAAGAGGATTCCAAGAAGCAGTTAAAAGTAGAAGAGGTAGTAAACTTAACCTCGAAACGGAAGGGATCATTGCCGGGCGCATGTTCTATGCGAACGACGCCAAAAAAAATGGCTTGATTGATTCGGTTGGTACTAGAGAGTTTGCATTGAGAAGAGTGAGAGAATTGCGCAGAGATGCGTATGTAAACGAATATATTAATTCAAAAAGTGCATAA
- a CDS encoding DNA N-6-adenine-methyltransferase, protein MNVNFQTAEKGGKSATTEWYTPEYIIESLGGKFDLDPCAPKTDWHTANRCFTKDIDGLSKDWEGRVFLNPPYTNPIIKYFVHRLADHDNGIALLYARCDNKMFFEDVFNRAASIKFLCDRIYFLRLDGTRGDRPGCGSVLIAYGKECDKLLQNCNLPGKYISLSNY, encoded by the coding sequence ATGAATGTCAATTTTCAAACAGCGGAAAAGGGTGGCAAATCTGCTACAACCGAATGGTATACCCCGGAATATATAATCGAATCTTTAGGTGGAAAATTTGATTTAGATCCATGTGCGCCTAAAACTGATTGGCATACTGCTAACAGATGTTTCACAAAAGATATTGATGGATTGTCGAAAGATTGGGAAGGGCGGGTATTCCTTAACCCTCCTTACACCAATCCTATTATTAAGTATTTTGTTCATCGATTGGCCGATCATGATAATGGGATTGCTCTTCTTTATGCTCGATGTGATAATAAGATGTTCTTTGAAGACGTCTTCAATCGAGCAGCCTCTATCAAATTTCTTTGCGATCGTATTTACTTTCTTCGTCTAGATGGTACAAGGGGGGATCGTCCAGGATGCGGTTCCGTCTTGATTGCTTACGGTAAAGAATGTGATAAACTTCTTCAAAACTGTAATTTACCTGGTAAGTACATCTCATTATCAAATTATTAA